The following proteins are co-located in the Solenopsis invicta isolate M01_SB chromosome 7, UNIL_Sinv_3.0, whole genome shotgun sequence genome:
- the LOC105193585 gene encoding dual specificity protein phosphatase CDC14C isoform X3 yields the protein MEDANEVLVCAAEFIKDRLYFVTLRTAMKPKSTPNTHYFSIDNELVYENFYSDFGPLNLAVLYRYCQKVNKKLKGITLSKKKLVHYTTMDSEKRVNAAFLIGSYAILYCKRTAQEAYECLTKSPNSPLFIMFRDASVGPPCYQISLKDCLSAIYKCHQLGFFNFEDFCVNEYEHFERVENGDLNWVVPGKFIAFCGPHARSKMEDGYPLHGPEWYFTYFHRNNVTTIVRLNKKVYDASSFTDAGFIHKDLFFMDGSTPTDAIMHQFLKIAENASGAVAVHCKAGLGRTGSLIGCYIMKHYHLTAHETIAWIRICRPGSVIGHQQQWLERKEAYLRSLLKEPLQPENGNPVHEYGIYSIAGRPRGASFQGDAKNLMEDNVSGIMHRVDEIKLDDPGPVAGASATARYSTLTQGDKLCRIKARRRGISTTQTSLNASTGTSTVVHPYLGPLLQTRSQKGAISTQVGSKERDPTKRLILRSTATTVVKRSKPATQSHNINNNTTTNPVTSLTVSKPVRRAKRTSCMAAQAHATNSSANHSVPQPQQRMNMILRSADRVTRYSLRHGVGEDCQVTGASHQRRRSHRLNPIIQ from the exons ATGGAGGACGCGAACGAGGTTTTGGTATGCGCGGCCGAATTCATAAAAG ATCGATTGTACTTTGTAACGTTAAGAACAGCAATGAAACCAAAAAGTACCCCAAACACACATTACTTCAGTATTGACAACGAGTTGGTGTACGAGAATTTTTACTCCGACTTCGGCCCGTTAAATCTAGCCGTGCTGTACAGATACTGCCAAAAGgttaacaaaaaattgaagGGCATTACTCTCAGCAAAAAGAAACTCGTGCATTACACGACGATGGACTCAGAGAAAAGAGTCAATGCTGCATTTCTCATAGGAAGTTACGcg ATATTGTATTGCAAGCGTACAGCGCAAGAAGCTTACGAATGTTTGACCAAAAGTCCAAATAGTCCCTTGtttatcatgtttcgcgatgcCTCGGTCGGACCACCATGCTATCAGATATCATTAAAGGATTGTTTAAGTGCTATATACAAGTGCCATCAACTtggtttctttaattttgaagatttttgtGTAAATGAGTACGAACACTTTGAAAGAGTGGAGAATGGGGATTTAAATTGGGTAGTTCCTGGAAAGTTCATTGCTTTCTGTGGCCCACATGCAAGATCGAAAATGGAAGATG GTTATCCACTTCATGGTCCAGAGTGGTATTTTACATATTTCCACCGTAATAATGTAACGACAATTGTGCGGCTTAATAAGAAGGTTTACGATGCATCGAGCTTCACTGACGCCGGCTTTATTCATAAAGATCTATTTTTTATGGACGGCTCGACGCCGACGGATGCGATAATGCATCAGTTTCTTAAAATAGCGGAAAACGCAAGTGGTGCGGTTGCCGTACATTGTAAGGCAGGCCTCGGAAGAACGGGTTCTCTCATAGGTTGTTACATTATGAAGCATTACCATTTGACAGCTCATGAAACGATCGCTTGGATAAGGATATGTAGGCCAGGTTCTGTAATTGGGCATCAGCAACAATGGCTGGAGAG AAAAGAGGCGTATCTTCGGTCATTGTTAAAGGAACCGTTGCAACCTGAGAACGGAAATCCGGTACATGAATACGGGATATACTCGATAGCTGGTAGACCTAGAGGAGCTTCGTTCCAAGGGGATGCAAAGAATTTGATGGAGGATAATGTATCAGGGATAATGCATCGCGTCGATGAAATAAAGTTGGACGATCCTGGGCCAGTGGCTGGGGCCAGTGCTACAGCTAGATACAGTACGTTGACTCAAGGCGATAAATTGTGCAGAATCAAAGCCAGAAGAAGAGGCATATCGACAACTCAAACTTCTCTTAATGCAAGCACAGGGACATCTACTGTTGTGCA TCCATATTTGGGACCCTTGTTACAAACCAGAAGTCAAAAAGGAGCCATTTCTACTCAAGTGGGAAGTAAAGAGAGAGATCCTACCAAAAGGTTGATATTACGATCTACCGCAACGACAGTCGTGAAAAg GTCTAAACCGGCAACACAGAGCCATAACATCAACAACAATACAACTACCAATCCCGTTACATCTTTAACTGTATCAAAACCAGTGAGAAGGGCAAAACGTACCTCCTGCATGGCTGCACAGGCCCACGCTACAAACTCGTCTGCCAATCATTCAGTACCGCAACCGCAACAACGCATGAATATGATCCTCAGGTCGGCAGACCGAGTTACTCGCTATTCGCTCAGGCA TGGCGTTGGGGAGGACTGTCAGGTAACTGGAGCATCTCACCAGCGCCGAAGATCTCATCGCTTAAACCCCATCATTCAATAA
- the LOC105193585 gene encoding dual specificity protein phosphatase CDC14C isoform X1 — MEDANEVLVCAAEFIKDRLYFVTLRTAMKPKSTPNTHYFSIDNELVYENFYSDFGPLNLAVLYRYCQKVNKKLKGITLSKKKLVHYTTMDSEKRVNAAFLIGSYAILYCKRTAQEAYECLTKSPNSPLFIMFRDASVGPPCYQISLKDCLSAIYKCHQLGFFNFEDFCVNEYEHFERVENGDLNWVVPGKFIAFCGPHARSKMEDGYPLHGPEWYFTYFHRNNVTTIVRLNKKVYDASSFTDAGFIHKDLFFMDGSTPTDAIMHQFLKIAENASGAVAVHCKAGLGRTGSLIGCYIMKHYHLTAHETIAWIRICRPGSVIGHQQQWLERKEAYLRSLLKEPLQPENGNPVHEYGIYSIAGRPRGASFQGDAKNLMEDNVSGIMHRVDEIKLDDPGPVAGASATARYSTLTQGDKLCRIKARRRGISTTQTSLNASTGTSTVVHPYLGPLLQTRSQKGAISTQVGSKERDPTKRLILRSTATTVVKRNSWLVNSSCDPSSCRIRSKPATQSHNINNNTTTNPVTSLTVSKPVRRAKRTSCMAAQAHATNSSANHSVPQPQQRMNMILRSADRVTRYSLRHGVGEDCQVTGASHQRRRSHRLNPIIQ; from the exons ATGGAGGACGCGAACGAGGTTTTGGTATGCGCGGCCGAATTCATAAAAG ATCGATTGTACTTTGTAACGTTAAGAACAGCAATGAAACCAAAAAGTACCCCAAACACACATTACTTCAGTATTGACAACGAGTTGGTGTACGAGAATTTTTACTCCGACTTCGGCCCGTTAAATCTAGCCGTGCTGTACAGATACTGCCAAAAGgttaacaaaaaattgaagGGCATTACTCTCAGCAAAAAGAAACTCGTGCATTACACGACGATGGACTCAGAGAAAAGAGTCAATGCTGCATTTCTCATAGGAAGTTACGcg ATATTGTATTGCAAGCGTACAGCGCAAGAAGCTTACGAATGTTTGACCAAAAGTCCAAATAGTCCCTTGtttatcatgtttcgcgatgcCTCGGTCGGACCACCATGCTATCAGATATCATTAAAGGATTGTTTAAGTGCTATATACAAGTGCCATCAACTtggtttctttaattttgaagatttttgtGTAAATGAGTACGAACACTTTGAAAGAGTGGAGAATGGGGATTTAAATTGGGTAGTTCCTGGAAAGTTCATTGCTTTCTGTGGCCCACATGCAAGATCGAAAATGGAAGATG GTTATCCACTTCATGGTCCAGAGTGGTATTTTACATATTTCCACCGTAATAATGTAACGACAATTGTGCGGCTTAATAAGAAGGTTTACGATGCATCGAGCTTCACTGACGCCGGCTTTATTCATAAAGATCTATTTTTTATGGACGGCTCGACGCCGACGGATGCGATAATGCATCAGTTTCTTAAAATAGCGGAAAACGCAAGTGGTGCGGTTGCCGTACATTGTAAGGCAGGCCTCGGAAGAACGGGTTCTCTCATAGGTTGTTACATTATGAAGCATTACCATTTGACAGCTCATGAAACGATCGCTTGGATAAGGATATGTAGGCCAGGTTCTGTAATTGGGCATCAGCAACAATGGCTGGAGAG AAAAGAGGCGTATCTTCGGTCATTGTTAAAGGAACCGTTGCAACCTGAGAACGGAAATCCGGTACATGAATACGGGATATACTCGATAGCTGGTAGACCTAGAGGAGCTTCGTTCCAAGGGGATGCAAAGAATTTGATGGAGGATAATGTATCAGGGATAATGCATCGCGTCGATGAAATAAAGTTGGACGATCCTGGGCCAGTGGCTGGGGCCAGTGCTACAGCTAGATACAGTACGTTGACTCAAGGCGATAAATTGTGCAGAATCAAAGCCAGAAGAAGAGGCATATCGACAACTCAAACTTCTCTTAATGCAAGCACAGGGACATCTACTGTTGTGCA TCCATATTTGGGACCCTTGTTACAAACCAGAAGTCAAAAAGGAGCCATTTCTACTCAAGTGGGAAGTAAAGAGAGAGATCCTACCAAAAGGTTGATATTACGATCTACCGCAACGACAGTCGTGAAAAg AAACAGTTGGTTGGTCAACAGTAGCTGTGATCCATCTTCCTGCCGTATTAGGTCTAAACCGGCAACACAGAGCCATAACATCAACAACAATACAACTACCAATCCCGTTACATCTTTAACTGTATCAAAACCAGTGAGAAGGGCAAAACGTACCTCCTGCATGGCTGCACAGGCCCACGCTACAAACTCGTCTGCCAATCATTCAGTACCGCAACCGCAACAACGCATGAATATGATCCTCAGGTCGGCAGACCGAGTTACTCGCTATTCGCTCAGGCA TGGCGTTGGGGAGGACTGTCAGGTAACTGGAGCATCTCACCAGCGCCGAAGATCTCATCGCTTAAACCCCATCATTCAATAA
- the LOC105193585 gene encoding dual specificity protein phosphatase CDC14AB isoform X4, whose translation MEDANEVLVCAAEFIKDRLYFVTLRTAMKPKSTPNTHYFSIDNELVYENFYSDFGPLNLAVLYRYCQKVNKKLKGITLSKKKLVHYTTMDSEKRVNAAFLIGSYAILYCKRTAQEAYECLTKSPNSPLFIMFRDASVGPPCYQISLKDCLSAIYKCHQLGFFNFEDFCVNEYEHFERVENGDLNWVVPGKFIAFCGPHARSKMEDGYPLHGPEWYFTYFHRNNVTTIVRLNKKVYDASSFTDAGFIHKDLFFMDGSTPTDAIMHQFLKIAENASGAVAVHCKAGLGRTGSLIGCYIMKHYHLTAHETIAWIRICRPGSVIGHQQQWLERKEAYLRSLLKEPLQPENGNPVHEYGIYSIAGRPRGASFQGDAKNLMEDNVSGIMHRVDEIKLDDPGPVAGASATARYSTLTQGDKLCRIKARRRGISTTQTSLNASTGTSTVVHPYLGPLLQTRSQKGAISTQVGSKERDPTKRLILRSTATTVVKSARTTKSYKSAFIR comes from the exons ATGGAGGACGCGAACGAGGTTTTGGTATGCGCGGCCGAATTCATAAAAG ATCGATTGTACTTTGTAACGTTAAGAACAGCAATGAAACCAAAAAGTACCCCAAACACACATTACTTCAGTATTGACAACGAGTTGGTGTACGAGAATTTTTACTCCGACTTCGGCCCGTTAAATCTAGCCGTGCTGTACAGATACTGCCAAAAGgttaacaaaaaattgaagGGCATTACTCTCAGCAAAAAGAAACTCGTGCATTACACGACGATGGACTCAGAGAAAAGAGTCAATGCTGCATTTCTCATAGGAAGTTACGcg ATATTGTATTGCAAGCGTACAGCGCAAGAAGCTTACGAATGTTTGACCAAAAGTCCAAATAGTCCCTTGtttatcatgtttcgcgatgcCTCGGTCGGACCACCATGCTATCAGATATCATTAAAGGATTGTTTAAGTGCTATATACAAGTGCCATCAACTtggtttctttaattttgaagatttttgtGTAAATGAGTACGAACACTTTGAAAGAGTGGAGAATGGGGATTTAAATTGGGTAGTTCCTGGAAAGTTCATTGCTTTCTGTGGCCCACATGCAAGATCGAAAATGGAAGATG GTTATCCACTTCATGGTCCAGAGTGGTATTTTACATATTTCCACCGTAATAATGTAACGACAATTGTGCGGCTTAATAAGAAGGTTTACGATGCATCGAGCTTCACTGACGCCGGCTTTATTCATAAAGATCTATTTTTTATGGACGGCTCGACGCCGACGGATGCGATAATGCATCAGTTTCTTAAAATAGCGGAAAACGCAAGTGGTGCGGTTGCCGTACATTGTAAGGCAGGCCTCGGAAGAACGGGTTCTCTCATAGGTTGTTACATTATGAAGCATTACCATTTGACAGCTCATGAAACGATCGCTTGGATAAGGATATGTAGGCCAGGTTCTGTAATTGGGCATCAGCAACAATGGCTGGAGAG AAAAGAGGCGTATCTTCGGTCATTGTTAAAGGAACCGTTGCAACCTGAGAACGGAAATCCGGTACATGAATACGGGATATACTCGATAGCTGGTAGACCTAGAGGAGCTTCGTTCCAAGGGGATGCAAAGAATTTGATGGAGGATAATGTATCAGGGATAATGCATCGCGTCGATGAAATAAAGTTGGACGATCCTGGGCCAGTGGCTGGGGCCAGTGCTACAGCTAGATACAGTACGTTGACTCAAGGCGATAAATTGTGCAGAATCAAAGCCAGAAGAAGAGGCATATCGACAACTCAAACTTCTCTTAATGCAAGCACAGGGACATCTACTGTTGTGCA TCCATATTTGGGACCCTTGTTACAAACCAGAAGTCAAAAAGGAGCCATTTCTACTCAAGTGGGAAGTAAAGAGAGAGATCCTACCAAAAGGTTGATATTACGATCTACCGCAACGACAGTCGTGAAAAg TGCGCGCACaacaaaaagttataaaagtgcATTTATCAGATGA
- the LOC105193585 gene encoding dual specificity protein phosphatase CDC14C isoform X2: MEDANEVLVCAAEFIKDRLYFVTLRTAMKPKSTPNTHYFSIDNELVYENFYSDFGPLNLAVLYRYCQKVNKKLKGITLSKKKLVHYTTMDSEKRVNAAFLIGSYAILYCKRTAQEAYECLTKSPNSPLFIMFRDASVGPPCYQISLKDCLSAIYKCHQLGFFNFEDFCVNEYEHFERVENGDLNWVVPGKFIAFCGPHARSKMEDGYPLHGPEWYFTYFHRNNVTTIVRLNKKVYDASSFTDAGFIHKDLFFMDGSTPTDAIMHQFLKIAENASGAVAVHCKAGLGRTGSLIGCYIMKHYHLTAHETIAWIRICRPGSVIGHQQQWLERKEAYLRSLLKEPLQPENGNPVHEYGIYSIAGRPRGASFQGDAKNLMEDNVSGIMHRVDEIKLDDPGPVAGASATARYSTLTQGDKLCRIKARRRGISTTQTSLNASTGTSTVVHPYLGPLLQTRSQKGAISTQVGSKERDPTKRLILRSTATTVVKRNSWLVNSSCDPSSCRIRSKPATQSHNINNNTTTNPVTSLTVSKPVRRAKRTSCMAAQAHATNSSANHSVPQPQQRMNMILRSADRVTRYSLRHARTTKSYKSAFIR, translated from the exons ATGGAGGACGCGAACGAGGTTTTGGTATGCGCGGCCGAATTCATAAAAG ATCGATTGTACTTTGTAACGTTAAGAACAGCAATGAAACCAAAAAGTACCCCAAACACACATTACTTCAGTATTGACAACGAGTTGGTGTACGAGAATTTTTACTCCGACTTCGGCCCGTTAAATCTAGCCGTGCTGTACAGATACTGCCAAAAGgttaacaaaaaattgaagGGCATTACTCTCAGCAAAAAGAAACTCGTGCATTACACGACGATGGACTCAGAGAAAAGAGTCAATGCTGCATTTCTCATAGGAAGTTACGcg ATATTGTATTGCAAGCGTACAGCGCAAGAAGCTTACGAATGTTTGACCAAAAGTCCAAATAGTCCCTTGtttatcatgtttcgcgatgcCTCGGTCGGACCACCATGCTATCAGATATCATTAAAGGATTGTTTAAGTGCTATATACAAGTGCCATCAACTtggtttctttaattttgaagatttttgtGTAAATGAGTACGAACACTTTGAAAGAGTGGAGAATGGGGATTTAAATTGGGTAGTTCCTGGAAAGTTCATTGCTTTCTGTGGCCCACATGCAAGATCGAAAATGGAAGATG GTTATCCACTTCATGGTCCAGAGTGGTATTTTACATATTTCCACCGTAATAATGTAACGACAATTGTGCGGCTTAATAAGAAGGTTTACGATGCATCGAGCTTCACTGACGCCGGCTTTATTCATAAAGATCTATTTTTTATGGACGGCTCGACGCCGACGGATGCGATAATGCATCAGTTTCTTAAAATAGCGGAAAACGCAAGTGGTGCGGTTGCCGTACATTGTAAGGCAGGCCTCGGAAGAACGGGTTCTCTCATAGGTTGTTACATTATGAAGCATTACCATTTGACAGCTCATGAAACGATCGCTTGGATAAGGATATGTAGGCCAGGTTCTGTAATTGGGCATCAGCAACAATGGCTGGAGAG AAAAGAGGCGTATCTTCGGTCATTGTTAAAGGAACCGTTGCAACCTGAGAACGGAAATCCGGTACATGAATACGGGATATACTCGATAGCTGGTAGACCTAGAGGAGCTTCGTTCCAAGGGGATGCAAAGAATTTGATGGAGGATAATGTATCAGGGATAATGCATCGCGTCGATGAAATAAAGTTGGACGATCCTGGGCCAGTGGCTGGGGCCAGTGCTACAGCTAGATACAGTACGTTGACTCAAGGCGATAAATTGTGCAGAATCAAAGCCAGAAGAAGAGGCATATCGACAACTCAAACTTCTCTTAATGCAAGCACAGGGACATCTACTGTTGTGCA TCCATATTTGGGACCCTTGTTACAAACCAGAAGTCAAAAAGGAGCCATTTCTACTCAAGTGGGAAGTAAAGAGAGAGATCCTACCAAAAGGTTGATATTACGATCTACCGCAACGACAGTCGTGAAAAg AAACAGTTGGTTGGTCAACAGTAGCTGTGATCCATCTTCCTGCCGTATTAGGTCTAAACCGGCAACACAGAGCCATAACATCAACAACAATACAACTACCAATCCCGTTACATCTTTAACTGTATCAAAACCAGTGAGAAGGGCAAAACGTACCTCCTGCATGGCTGCACAGGCCCACGCTACAAACTCGTCTGCCAATCATTCAGTACCGCAACCGCAACAACGCATGAATATGATCCTCAGGTCGGCAGACCGAGTTACTCGCTATTCGCTCAGGCA TGCGCGCACaacaaaaagttataaaagtgcATTTATCAGATGA